One segment of Bacteroides caecimuris DNA contains the following:
- the traN gene encoding conjugative transposon protein TraN yields the protein MNKKIIVTAFLLAAGLFATRNAQAQRTYEEMERLTVNEQVTTVITATEPVRFVDISTDKVAGDQPIENIIRLKPKETGHEDGEVLAIVTIVTERYRTQYALIYTTRISEAVADKEIQLQERDAYNNPTVSMSTADMVRFARRVWNSPAKIRNVATKAHRMVMRLNNIYSVGDYFFIDFSIENKTNIRFDIDEIRVKLSDKKLSKATNAQTIELTPALVLEHGKTFKHGYRNVIVVKKMTFPNDKLLTIEMTEQQISGRNISLNIDYEDVLSADSFNTALLEEE from the coding sequence ATGAACAAGAAAATAATTGTAACTGCATTTCTTCTGGCGGCAGGACTTTTTGCCACACGGAACGCACAGGCTCAGCGTACATACGAAGAGATGGAACGGCTGACTGTCAATGAACAGGTAACGACCGTCATCACAGCCACGGAACCGGTCCGCTTCGTGGATATTTCCACAGACAAGGTGGCGGGCGACCAACCCATTGAGAACATCATCCGGTTGAAGCCCAAAGAGACGGGACACGAGGACGGTGAAGTGCTGGCCATCGTCACCATCGTAACGGAACGCTATCGCACGCAGTATGCACTCATCTACACCACGCGGATAAGCGAGGCGGTGGCAGACAAGGAAATTCAGCTACAGGAACGGGATGCCTACAACAATCCTACGGTCTCGATGTCCACAGCCGACATGGTGCGTTTTGCAAGACGGGTGTGGAACTCGCCCGCGAAAATCCGCAACGTGGCGACCAAGGCGCACCGAATGGTAATGCGCCTGAACAATATTTACTCGGTGGGCGACTATTTCTTCATCGACTTTTCCATCGAGAACAAAACGAACATCCGTTTCGACATCGACGAGATACGGGTGAAACTGTCGGACAAGAAACTTTCGAAGGCAACCAACGCGCAGACCATCGAGCTGACGCCTGCCCTGGTATTGGAACACGGCAAGACGTTCAAGCACGGCTACCGGAACGTGATTGTCGTGAAAAAGATGACCTTTCCGAACGACAAGCTGCTGACCATCGAAATGACGGAACAACAAATCAGCGGGCGCAATATCAGCCTGAACATTGACTACGAGGATGTGCTGTCGGCCGATTCATTTAACACCGCTTTATTGGAGGAGGAATGA
- a CDS encoding ParA family protein — MTKIIAVLNHKGGVGKTTTTINLAAALQQKKKRVLLIDMDGQANLTESCGLSIEEERTVYGAMKGEYTLPVFELENGLSVVPSCLDLSATESELINEPGRELILKGLIAKLLETRKFDYILIDCPPSLGLLTLNALTSADFLIIPVQAQFLAMRGMAKITNVVGIVKERLNPNLNIGGIVITQFDKRKTLNKSVAELISESFCDKVFKTVIRDNVSLAEAPIKGMNIFEYNKNSNGAKDYMELAKEVLKLK; from the coding sequence ATGACAAAAATAATCGCAGTTTTGAACCACAAGGGCGGTGTCGGAAAGACAACTACCACCATCAATCTTGCTGCCGCATTGCAGCAGAAGAAAAAGCGTGTACTGCTCATCGACATGGACGGTCAGGCAAACCTCACGGAATCCTGCGGTCTCTCCATCGAAGAGGAACGGACGGTGTACGGAGCGATGAAAGGCGAATATACCTTACCGGTATTCGAGTTGGAAAACGGTCTTTCCGTTGTACCGTCCTGCCTCGATTTGTCGGCGACAGAATCCGAGCTTATCAACGAGCCGGGGCGGGAATTAATACTAAAAGGGCTGATTGCAAAATTGCTTGAAACCCGTAAATTCGACTATATCCTGATTGACTGTCCGCCCTCGCTGGGTTTGCTGACACTGAACGCCCTCACATCGGCGGATTTCCTGATTATCCCGGTACAGGCGCAGTTCCTCGCCATGCGCGGAATGGCAAAGATTACAAATGTGGTCGGGATTGTCAAGGAACGTTTGAACCCAAACCTAAATATCGGCGGCATTGTCATCACCCAGTTTGACAAGCGCAAGACGCTCAACAAAAGTGTGGCGGAACTAATCAGCGAATCGTTCTGCGACAAGGTATTCAAGACCGTCATCCGGGACAATGTATCATTGGCCGAAGCTCCGATAAAAGGCATGAATATCTTTGAGTATAACAAGAACAGCAACGGGGCAAAGGACTACATGGAGTTAGCAAAAGAAGTGTTGAAATTAAAATAA
- a CDS encoding PDDEXK nuclease domain-containing protein: MEQQVIPSDYTQYAEAVEIIKHAIERCRYRSAAAVNKETLSLYFGVGKFVSENSRIGCWGTKALPTISKLLQRELPGLHGFSESGLKRMRSFYEEWRTFLIRPTVLGELENHSSEKGTALIHPTALGELDIDEHLLLQLIGQPVNTEFTWDDFVKISFSHHIEILTRSKDIAERLFYIHCAAQNAWSLSSLKNYLKEDIYSNRGSLPSNFLQVLPEAIYAVKATLAFKDEYMLEMVNLENVGEREQDWNEKVIENQIVTNIKQFILRFGNDFTFIDSQHRLIVAGEEMFADLVFFNRELNASVIVELKRGKFRPNYLGQLSGYLTVYDMTDKKPHENPSIGIVLCQDANRQFVEIMVRDYDKPMGVATYRTAQEMPENLRKTLPDIDKLQNLLSENDSKSETVR, encoded by the coding sequence ATGGAACAACAAGTTATCCCATCGGATTATACACAATATGCAGAGGCAGTAGAGATAATCAAACATGCCATCGAACGCTGCCGGTATAGAAGTGCGGCTGCGGTCAACAAAGAAACTCTCTCGTTGTATTTTGGAGTGGGGAAATTCGTGTCTGAAAATTCCCGCATCGGCTGTTGGGGTACTAAAGCATTGCCTACCATATCAAAGCTCCTTCAACGGGAGTTGCCCGGTCTGCACGGCTTTTCTGAATCGGGGTTGAAACGGATGCGCTCATTCTATGAGGAATGGAGGACGTTTTTAATTCGTCCAACAGTGTTGGGCGAATTGGAAAACCATTCGTCGGAAAAGGGTACGGCTTTAATTCATCCAACAGCGTTGGGCGAATTGGATATTGACGAGCATCTACTGCTGCAACTTATCGGGCAACCGGTCAATACCGAATTTACCTGGGACGATTTTGTCAAGATTAGCTTTTCACATCATATTGAAATCCTGACTCGTTCAAAAGACATCGCAGAACGATTGTTCTATATCCATTGTGCCGCTCAAAATGCGTGGTCGCTATCCTCTCTCAAAAATTACTTGAAAGAAGACATCTATTCAAATCGCGGATCTTTGCCGAGCAACTTCCTTCAAGTGCTGCCCGAAGCCATTTATGCCGTAAAAGCGACATTGGCGTTCAAGGATGAGTATATGCTCGAAATGGTTAATCTGGAGAATGTGGGAGAACGCGAACAGGACTGGAACGAAAAGGTCATCGAAAACCAAATCGTAACCAATATCAAGCAGTTCATTCTCCGTTTTGGAAACGACTTCACTTTTATCGACAGTCAGCATCGCCTGATAGTTGCCGGAGAGGAAATGTTTGCTGACCTTGTATTCTTCAACAGAGAACTGAATGCCAGCGTAATCGTGGAATTGAAACGGGGCAAGTTCCGCCCGAATTATCTCGGACAGCTTAGCGGTTATCTGACTGTATATGATATGACCGACAAGAAACCGCACGAGAACCCTTCAATCGGTATTGTCCTATGTCAGGATGCCAACCGCCAATTTGTCGAAATCATGGTGCGCGACTATGATAAGCCTATGGGCGTGGCGACATACCGCACAGCCCAAGAAATGCCGGAAAATTTGCGCAAGACTCTACCGGACATCGACAAATTACAAAATCTGCTGTCGGAAAACGATTCCAAATCGGAAACTGTCAGATGA
- a CDS encoding ParB/RepB/Spo0J family partition protein — MATTAVQAVEKNITSVALADIQPSNYNPRKNFDETSLAELAESIRQQGVLQPIGVRPIADNRFEIVFGERRYRASLMAELAEIPAIVMEISDETAEEMAITENLQRKDVTPIEEANAYQKLIDSGRHDVQSLTVQFGKTEAYIRTRLKFVSLIPEIALLLEQDEITISVASEICRYGEEIQREVYDQHLKEGVQYNSWRGMKASEVAQSIERQYTADLNRYSFDKTLCLSCPHNTNNMMLFCEGGCGNCANRACLVEMNTSHLTEKAMRLMEQHPAVPLCHESYNYNEAVIDRLTAMGYEVESLKTYATKYPESPQAPQKEDYDTTEEYEDAEKDYGQELNGYTEKCEAIRTRSEAGEISLYLRIESNDITLCYVANTATTVNGTATEMPLSPIEKLEKQDKRNKEIALEKTVEDTKKRILEVDMSERKFGQDEEKMVYFFLLSSLRKEHFNEVGIEDKGSYYYLTSEDKMRIIENLTAKQKAVIRRDYLIANFKDAFGNNATASLLLGFAQKHMPEELANIQDGYNEVYEKRHQRIKEKKAALQEQATQEAEQPDEPQPEAEAQTEPQTEEIAA, encoded by the coding sequence ATGGCAACAACAGCAGTTCAAGCAGTAGAGAAGAACATCACATCGGTAGCATTGGCAGACATTCAGCCGAGTAACTACAACCCACGTAAGAACTTTGACGAGACAAGCCTTGCGGAACTTGCCGAGAGCATCCGTCAGCAGGGAGTGCTTCAGCCTATCGGTGTGCGCCCTATTGCGGACAACCGTTTCGAGATTGTATTCGGAGAACGCAGATACCGTGCTTCCCTCATGGCTGAATTGGCGGAAATTCCGGCTATCGTCATGGAAATTTCAGACGAGACAGCCGAGGAAATGGCGATTACCGAGAACCTGCAGCGTAAGGATGTGACCCCGATTGAGGAAGCCAACGCCTACCAAAAGCTCATAGACAGCGGTCGCCACGATGTACAGTCCTTGACCGTGCAGTTCGGCAAGACGGAGGCATATATCCGTACACGACTTAAATTCGTTTCCTTGATACCCGAAATCGCTTTGCTGTTGGAGCAGGACGAAATCACAATCAGCGTGGCAAGTGAAATCTGCCGTTATGGGGAAGAGATACAGCGTGAGGTGTACGACCAACATCTGAAAGAGGGGGTGCAGTACAATAGTTGGCGAGGCATGAAAGCTTCCGAGGTGGCACAAAGCATCGAACGGCAATACACCGCAGACCTCAATCGCTATTCATTCGACAAAACCCTTTGTCTTTCATGCCCTCACAATACCAATAATATGATGTTGTTCTGTGAGGGTGGTTGCGGAAATTGCGCCAACCGCGCTTGCTTGGTGGAAATGAACACATCGCACCTTACCGAAAAGGCTATGCGGCTCATGGAACAGCACCCTGCCGTTCCCCTCTGCCACGAAAGCTACAATTACAATGAAGCTGTCATCGACCGACTTACCGCTATGGGCTACGAAGTGGAAAGCCTTAAAACCTATGCAACGAAATACCCCGAAAGCCCCCAAGCACCTCAAAAAGAGGATTATGATACCACCGAGGAATACGAGGATGCAGAAAAGGATTACGGGCAGGAATTGAACGGTTACACCGAAAAATGCGAAGCAATCCGCACCCGAAGCGAAGCAGGAGAAATCTCCCTCTATCTCCGTATTGAGAGCAACGACATTACACTGTGCTATGTTGCAAATACCGCTACCACCGTAAACGGTACAGCAACCGAAATGCCGCTTTCACCTATCGAGAAGTTGGAAAAGCAGGACAAACGCAACAAGGAGATTGCCCTCGAAAAGACCGTTGAAGACACCAAAAAGCGGATTTTAGAGGTCGATATGTCAGAGCGCAAATTTGGACAGGACGAGGAGAAAATGGTGTATTTCTTCCTGCTCTCCTCACTCCGCAAAGAGCATTTCAATGAGGTGGGAATTGAAGATAAAGGTTCTTATTACTACCTTACGAGCGAGGACAAAATGCGCATCATCGAGAACCTTACCGCCAAGCAGAAAGCCGTTATCCGCAGGGATTATCTGATTGCCAATTTCAAGGACGCATTCGGTAACAACGCCACAGCCTCCCTGTTGCTTGGCTTCGCCCAAAAGCATATGCCCGAAGAACTTGCCAATATCCAAGACGGATATAATGAAGTGTACGAAAAGCGGCACCAACGCATTAAGGAAAAAAAAGCCGCTTTGCAGGAACAAGCCACGCAGGAAGCGGAACAACCCGATGAACCGCAACCCGAAGCGGAAGCACAGACCGAACCGCAAACGGAAGAAATAGCTGCCTGA
- the traM gene encoding conjugative transposon protein TraM, with the protein MMKIFDKINFREPKYMLPAVLYIPLLVASYFIFDLFHTETAEIPDKTLQTTEFLNPDLPDARLKGGDGIGSKYENMAKSWGKIQDYSAVDNIERDEPDDNKEEYESQYTVDDIALLDEQQQEKAAAAQIADAKTREQEALAELEKALAEARLRGRNEVLPATDTDSTASAQPPTATIEVKGKIEEESRSVKAPSENEPPSEVVRKVKTASDYFNTLAVNAREPKLIKAIIDEDIKAVDGSRVRLRLLDDVEINECVVKRGSYLYATMSGFSSGRVKGNITSILIEDELVKVSLSLYDTDGMEGLYVPNSQFRETSKDVASGAVSGNLNMNTGSYGNSLSQWGMQAATNAYQKTSNAIGKAIKKNKVKLKYGTFVYLVNGREKQ; encoded by the coding sequence ATGATGAAGATATTTGATAAAATCAATTTCAGGGAGCCGAAGTATATGCTTCCGGCTGTCCTGTATATCCCGCTTCTGGTTGCATCGTACTTCATCTTCGACCTGTTTCATACCGAAACGGCGGAGATTCCGGACAAGACGCTGCAGACAACGGAGTTTTTGAACCCCGATTTGCCGGATGCCCGGCTTAAAGGCGGTGACGGCATAGGCAGCAAGTACGAGAACATGGCCAAATCATGGGGTAAGATACAGGATTACTCCGCAGTGGATAACATAGAACGAGATGAACCCGATGACAACAAGGAAGAATATGAATCGCAATACACGGTGGACGACATCGCCTTGCTCGATGAGCAACAGCAGGAAAAGGCTGCGGCAGCGCAAATTGCCGATGCCAAGACACGCGAGCAAGAAGCTCTCGCGGAACTGGAGAAAGCCCTTGCCGAAGCAAGGTTGAGAGGACGCAATGAGGTATTACCGGCGACCGATACGGACAGTACCGCATCGGCGCAACCCCCGACGGCAACCATAGAGGTCAAGGGAAAAATAGAGGAAGAGAGCCGTTCGGTAAAAGCCCCGTCAGAGAACGAACCGCCCAGCGAAGTGGTACGCAAGGTAAAGACGGCTTCGGATTACTTCAATACGCTTGCGGTCAATGCCCGTGAACCGAAACTGATAAAGGCCATTATCGACGAGGACATCAAGGCGGTGGACGGCTCGCGTGTGCGGTTGCGTCTGCTCGACGACGTGGAGATCAACGAGTGCGTGGTCAAACGAGGGTCGTATCTGTATGCCACCATGAGCGGCTTCTCGTCGGGGCGTGTGAAGGGGAACATCACCAGCATTCTCATCGAGGACGAACTGGTGAAGGTCAGCCTGTCCCTTTACGACACGGACGGCATGGAAGGGCTTTATGTACCGAACAGCCAGTTCCGGGAAACGAGCAAGGATGTGGCAAGCGGTGCGGTGTCGGGGAATCTGAACATGAATACCGGCAGTTACGGCAACAGTCTCTCGCAATGGGGAATGCAAGCCGCTACGAATGCCTACCAGAAAACGAGCAATGCCATCGGCAAAGCTATCAAAAAAAATAAGGTAAAGCTGAAATACGGCACTTTCGTCTATCTGGTGAACGGACGTGAGAAACAGTAA
- a CDS encoding Fic family protein, which produces MRKEQILEFCVEPQSLSDILQHLGLKDRENLMEVYINPMIGAGVLEMTEPDNPTSRNQMYVTVKVEQEFQK; this is translated from the coding sequence TTGAGAAAAGAGCAAATCTTGGAGTTCTGTGTTGAGCCGCAATCCCTATCTGATATTTTGCAACATTTAGGATTGAAAGATAGGGAAAATCTTATGGAGGTCTATATCAATCCGATGATTGGTGCAGGGGTATTGGAAATGACGGAGCCGGACAATCCCACAAGCCGTAACCAGATGTATGTAACGGTAAAAGTGGAACAAGAATTTCAAAAGTAA
- a CDS encoding DNA-methyltransferase: protein MIEIDNIYNMDCIEGMKLMANGSVDAVIADLPYGVLNRSNKAAHWDRQIPLEALWKQYRRITKPGSPVILFAQGIFSAQLMLSQPRMWRYNLVWRKDRVTGHLNANRMPLRQHEDIIVFYDRQPVYHPQMTPCPPERRNHGRRKTDGFTNRCYGEMKLAPVRVAEDKYPTSVISIPKEHKTGAFYHPTQKPVALIEYLIRTYTNEGDVVLDNCIGSGTTAIAAIRTGRHYIGFEIEPTYCEIVGRRIREELERGHGLKKAK, encoded by the coding sequence ATGATAGAGATTGACAACATATATAATATGGACTGTATCGAGGGTATGAAGCTCATGGCGAACGGCAGTGTCGATGCCGTGATAGCGGATTTGCCTTACGGCGTGTTGAACCGTAGCAACAAGGCGGCACACTGGGACAGGCAGATACCGCTCGAAGCGTTGTGGAAACAGTACCGCAGGATCACCAAGCCGGGAAGCCCCGTTATCCTCTTTGCGCAGGGCATTTTCTCGGCGCAACTCATGCTCTCGCAACCCCGGATGTGGCGGTATAACCTCGTGTGGCGGAAAGACCGGGTAACGGGTCACCTGAATGCCAACCGGATGCCGCTACGCCAGCATGAGGACATCATCGTGTTCTACGACCGTCAGCCGGTATATCATCCTCAAATGACGCCGTGTCCACCGGAACGGAGGAATCATGGACGCCGCAAGACGGACGGTTTCACGAACCGCTGTTACGGTGAAATGAAACTGGCTCCGGTGCGTGTTGCCGAAGACAAGTACCCGACCTCTGTCATTTCCATACCCAAGGAACACAAGACAGGAGCATTCTATCATCCGACACAGAAGCCGGTAGCCTTGATAGAGTACCTGATACGTACCTATACCAACGAGGGCGATGTGGTGCTGGACAACTGCATCGGTTCGGGTACGACCGCCATTGCCGCCATCCGCACGGGGCGGCATTACATCGGATTCGAGATTGAACCGACGTATTGCGAAATTGTCGGACGACGGATTCGGGAGGAACTGGAACGTGGTCATGGATTAAAGAAAGCGAAATAA
- a CDS encoding type IV secretory system conjugative DNA transfer family protein produces the protein MEESKELQGFYKIFRAVIYISVLMEFFEYAIDLAMLDHWGGILIDIHGRIKRWMIYNDGNLVYSKIATFLLICITCIGTRNKKHLEFDARRQVLYPLICGLFLIVFSVWLYHHTMETRLYTLPLNIIFYMAATLVGVILVHIALDNISKFIKEGLGKDRFNFENESFEQSEEKDENQYSVNIPMRYYYKGKFRKGWVSISNCFRGTWVVGTPGSGKTFSIIEPFIRQHSAKGFAMVVYDYKFPTLATKLYYHYKKNQKLGKVPKGCKFNIINFVDVEYSKRVNPIQAKYINNLAAASETAETLLESLQKGKKEGGGGSDQFFQTSAVNFLAACIYFFVNYEREPYDANGKKLYAEKRQDPQTKFWKPTGVVRDREGGSIVEPAYWLGKYSDMPHILSFLNESYQTIFEVLETDNEVAPLLGPFQTAFKNKAMEQLEGMIGTLRVYTSRLATKESYWIFHKDGDDFDLKVSDPKSPSYLLIANDPEMESIIGALNALILNRLVTRVNTGQGKNIPVSIIVDELPTLYFHKIDRLIGTARSNKVSVTLGFQELPQLEADYGKVGMQKIITTVGNVVSGSARAKETLEWLSNDIFGKVVQVKKGVTIDRDKTSINLNENMDSLVPASKISDMATGWICGQTARDFVKTKTGTGGSMNIQESEEFKTTKFFCKTDFDMREIKAEEAAYVPLPKFYTFKSREERERILYKNFIQVGQDVKDMIADVLNKRGAK, from the coding sequence ATGGAAGAAAGCAAGGAACTACAAGGATTTTACAAAATATTCCGTGCGGTCATCTATATCTCCGTGCTGATGGAGTTCTTCGAGTATGCCATAGACCTTGCCATGCTCGACCACTGGGGCGGCATATTGATTGATATACACGGGCGCATCAAGCGATGGATGATCTATAACGACGGCAACCTCGTGTATAGTAAGATAGCGACCTTCCTACTCATCTGCATCACTTGTATCGGCACACGCAACAAAAAACACTTGGAGTTTGACGCACGCAGGCAAGTGTTATATCCACTTATCTGCGGATTGTTCTTGATTGTGTTCTCCGTGTGGCTGTACCATCATACGATGGAAACGAGGCTCTACACCCTGCCGCTGAACATCATCTTCTATATGGCGGCTACGCTGGTCGGTGTGATATTGGTGCATATCGCATTGGATAACATCTCGAAGTTCATCAAGGAGGGACTGGGTAAAGACCGGTTTAACTTCGAGAATGAAAGTTTCGAGCAGAGCGAAGAGAAGGATGAGAACCAGTATAGCGTGAATATACCGATGCGGTACTATTACAAAGGTAAATTTCGCAAGGGATGGGTGTCGATAAGCAACTGTTTCAGAGGAACATGGGTGGTTGGAACTCCAGGTAGCGGTAAGACGTTCAGTATCATAGAACCGTTCATCCGCCAACATAGTGCCAAGGGCTTCGCGATGGTGGTCTATGACTACAAATTTCCGACACTTGCCACTAAACTTTACTATCATTACAAGAAAAACCAGAAGCTCGGCAAAGTGCCAAAAGGATGCAAGTTCAACATCATCAACTTCGTGGATGTGGAGTACAGCAAACGGGTGAACCCCATTCAGGCAAAGTACATCAATAATCTTGCGGCGGCGAGCGAAACGGCGGAAACCCTGTTGGAATCCCTGCAGAAAGGCAAGAAAGAGGGAGGCGGAGGCAGTGACCAGTTCTTTCAGACTTCTGCCGTGAACTTTCTTGCCGCCTGTATCTACTTTTTCGTGAACTACGAGCGGGAACCCTACGATGCAAACGGAAAGAAACTGTATGCGGAGAAACGGCAAGATCCGCAGACGAAGTTCTGGAAGCCGACGGGTGTCGTTCGTGACCGTGAGGGTGGCAGCATCGTGGAACCTGCCTATTGGCTTGGAAAATACTCGGATATGCCGCATATCCTTTCATTTCTCAATGAGAGCTACCAGACTATTTTTGAGGTACTTGAGACGGACAACGAGGTCGCGCCGTTGCTCGGCCCGTTCCAAACGGCCTTCAAAAACAAGGCGATGGAACAGTTGGAAGGTATGATAGGTACGCTGCGTGTCTATACCAGCCGTTTGGCTACAAAGGAATCTTACTGGATATTCCACAAGGATGGGGACGATTTCGACCTGAAAGTTAGTGACCCCAAGTCACCCAGTTATCTGCTGATAGCCAACGATCCGGAAATGGAAAGTATCATCGGAGCGTTGAACGCTCTGATATTGAACCGTCTCGTTACCCGTGTGAACACCGGGCAGGGGAAAAATATTCCGGTCAGCATCATCGTGGATGAGCTACCGACACTGTATTTCCACAAGATAGACCGACTGATAGGTACGGCGAGAAGCAACAAGGTAAGCGTAACGCTGGGTTTTCAGGAGTTGCCGCAGTTGGAGGCTGACTACGGAAAAGTGGGAATGCAAAAAATCATCACGACAGTGGGCAACGTGGTAAGCGGTTCAGCTCGCGCAAAAGAGACACTGGAATGGTTGTCGAATGACATTTTCGGCAAGGTGGTACAGGTCAAAAAGGGCGTGACGATCGACCGGGACAAAACGAGTATCAATCTCAATGAGAACATGGACAGTCTTGTACCCGCCTCGAAAATTTCGGATATGGCGACGGGATGGATTTGCGGACAGACGGCACGTGATTTCGTGAAGACGAAAACCGGTACGGGAGGCTCGATGAACATTCAGGAGTCGGAAGAGTTCAAGACTACAAAGTTCTTCTGCAAGACGGATTTCGATATGAGGGAGATAAAAGCGGAGGAAGCGGCCTATGTACCGCTACCGAAGTTCTACACTTTCAAGTCGAGGGAGGAACGGGAACGCATCTTGTATAAAAATTTCATACAAGTCGGACAGGATGTAAAAGACATGATAGCGGATGTACTGAACAAGCGTGGGGCGAAATAA
- a CDS encoding transposase → MAYKKGEERQQKVLFPDCIDDYVEEDAPVRLFDAFVDSLDMGKLEFIRNIPKATGSPGYDPRDLLKLYIYGYFYQVRSSRKLARECKCNVEVMWLLGKLYPDFRTISDFRKDNKDSITKVFKEFNKFCMGLKLFSKSYISIDGSKFKAVNAKDNNFTLNKLDDRIKRLDEHITLYMEELDSCDREEGRKLSREELEHKLNVCKERKARYEAYRTTLEESNEKQISLTDPDARLMKANEGFCVGYNMQTAVDADSHMIAGFRVTNSPTDHGQITNVATDVKKDYGIDILETTADKGYECPEDHTDALASGIVPNVIRRDGGCTEQVEFEYIGNTITDEQKVSTNPEDLKACLQAGVIPDVYNGILTDMEIVEVKKRTLPTSDSAVLDMTSEQMRAKALEGFFVRDAERNLVYCPQGEILRQKSIKRNGNIRYCNKLACKKCKCKCTISKFKEADFSKDDLIKVADTRRKQDAANDGNANLKPTRITVMKKVVRYVLHLDQKKMDNRKCLSEHPFGTIKRTLGYYYFLLKGFAKVGAEMGLLCLSYNLRRAISLKGVPALLAALR, encoded by the coding sequence ATGGCATATAAGAAAGGTGAAGAACGACAACAGAAAGTACTTTTCCCCGATTGCATAGACGACTATGTTGAGGAGGATGCTCCGGTTCGTTTGTTTGATGCATTCGTTGATAGTTTGGATATGGGCAAGTTAGAGTTTATACGGAACATTCCCAAAGCCACGGGAAGTCCCGGGTACGACCCTCGTGACCTGTTAAAACTGTATATTTATGGTTACTTTTACCAAGTGCGTTCATCGCGCAAGTTGGCCCGTGAGTGCAAATGCAACGTGGAGGTGATGTGGCTACTGGGCAAATTATATCCTGATTTTCGCACCATTTCCGATTTTCGCAAGGATAATAAGGATAGCATAACTAAAGTATTCAAGGAGTTCAATAAGTTCTGCATGGGGTTGAAGCTCTTCTCCAAGTCATACATATCTATTGACGGAAGCAAGTTCAAGGCTGTAAATGCCAAGGATAACAATTTTACGCTCAACAAACTTGACGACCGTATCAAACGTTTGGATGAACATATCACTTTATACATGGAAGAGCTTGACTCATGCGATCGGGAAGAAGGTCGCAAACTTTCCAGAGAAGAACTTGAGCACAAACTGAATGTCTGTAAAGAACGCAAAGCCCGTTACGAAGCATACCGCACTACATTAGAGGAGTCTAATGAAAAACAGATATCGCTTACTGACCCGGATGCAAGACTGATGAAAGCGAATGAAGGTTTCTGCGTAGGCTATAACATGCAGACGGCTGTTGACGCGGACAGCCACATGATTGCCGGCTTCCGGGTCACTAACAGTCCTACTGACCATGGCCAAATAACAAACGTAGCTACAGATGTGAAAAAAGACTATGGGATTGACATCCTTGAGACTACAGCAGACAAGGGCTATGAATGCCCCGAAGACCATACCGACGCACTTGCATCGGGCATTGTACCCAATGTCATCCGGCGTGACGGTGGCTGCACCGAGCAGGTTGAGTTTGAGTACATTGGAAACACCATAACCGATGAACAGAAAGTTAGTACCAACCCCGAGGACTTGAAGGCATGTCTTCAAGCCGGAGTAATTCCCGATGTCTACAACGGAATCTTAACTGATATGGAAATTGTTGAGGTAAAAAAGCGTACATTGCCGACATCCGATTCAGCAGTGCTGGACATGACTTCCGAACAAATGCGTGCCAAAGCTCTTGAAGGCTTCTTCGTTAGGGATGCCGAACGTAACCTTGTCTATTGTCCGCAAGGTGAGATTCTTAGACAGAAATCCATTAAACGAAACGGCAATATACGTTACTGCAACAAGTTGGCCTGCAAGAAATGCAAATGCAAGTGTACCATATCCAAGTTCAAGGAAGCGGACTTTAGTAAGGATGATCTAATAAAGGTTGCTGATACCCGAAGGAAACAAGATGCAGCAAATGACGGCAATGCGAATCTGAAACCAACAAGAATAACCGTTATGAAAAAGGTGGTACGCTATGTGCTACATCTTGACCAAAAGAAAATGGATAATCGCAAATGTTTGTCGGAACATCCGTTCGGGACAATTAAAAGAACGCTCGGATACTACTATTTTTTACTAAAAGGTTTTGCAAAAGTAGGTGCAGAGATGGGATTGCTCTGTCTATCCTATAACCTACGTCGTGCTATAAGTCTCAAAGGTGTACCCGCACTGCTTGCCGCACTCCGATAA